The Actinomycetota bacterium genomic sequence TGGCCCGGTGCTGCTGCCCGAGTACAAGGACCCGGACGCGGGCTGGCTGGATCTCCGCAGCGCGGCCATGTCGCTGGCCGCGGTGCTGCTGGTGATCTACGGGCTCAAGCAGCTCGCCCTGGACGGCCTCGGGCCCGAGCCGGCGCTGCCGGTGGTGGCCGGGCTGGCCGTCGGCTGGCTGTTCGTCCGCCGGCAGCGCACCCTGGCCGACCCGCTGGTCGACCTGTCGCTGTTCGCCAGCCGGACCTTCAGCGGCTCGCTGGCCACCCTCACCCTCAGCCTGTTCGTGACCTTCGGCACCTTCCTGTTCGTCGCCCAGTACCTCCAGCTGGTCCTCGGCCTGTCACCGCTCCAGGCCGGCCTGTGGACGCTGCCCTCGGCCTGCGGGCTGGTCGCCGGGTCGATGCTGACCCCGGTGCTGGCCCGGCGGGCCCGGCCGGGCCTGGTGATGGCGGGCGGCCTGGTCCTGGCCGCGGCCGGTTTCGGGCTCCTCACCCTGGTCGACGGGACGGGGGGGCTGGGGGTCGTGGTGGCCGGGTCGGTCGTCTTCTCCATGGGCGTCGCCCCGGTGGGGACGCTGGCCACCGACCTGATCATCGGGTCGGCCCCGCCCGAGCGGGCCGGGTCGGCCGCGGCCCTGTCGGAGACGGGCGCCGAGCTGGGTGGGGCCCTTGGCATCGCCGTCCTCGGCAGCGTCGGGGCCGCCGTCTACCGCGTCCAGGTCACCGATGCCCTCCCGGCCGGGATCCCG encodes the following:
- a CDS encoding MFS transporter, coding for RREWAGLAVIALPCLLATMDLEVLNLAVPALTADLQPSSAQLLWIIDIDGFMVAGSLITMGTLGDRIGRRRLLLIGAAAFGVASVLAAFSTSAEMLIATRALLGVAGATLAPSTLSLIRNMFTDPGQRTVAVAVWATSFSVGAAIGPLLGGVLLEWFWWGSVFLLAVPVMVLLLVVGPVLLPEYKDPDAGWLDLRSAAMSLAAVLLVIYGLKQLALDGLGPEPALPVVAGLAVGWLFVRRQRTLADPLVDLSLFASRTFSGSLATLTLSLFVTFGTFLFVAQYLQLVLGLSPLQAGLWTLPSACGLVAGSMLTPVLARRARPGLVMAGGLVLAAAGFGLLTLVDGTGGLGVVVAGSVVFSMGVAPVGTLATDLIIGSAPPERAGSAAALSETGAELGGALGIAVLGSVGAAVYRVQVTDALPAGIPAGAAEAARDTLGGAMVAAGQLPGALGTALLDAARQAFAQGLVTTSAISAVLTLGLAALAAVLLGRR